From the genome of Ananas comosus cultivar F153 linkage group 18, ASM154086v1, whole genome shotgun sequence, one region includes:
- the LOC109724488 gene encoding probable ADP-ribosylation factor GTPase-activating protein AGD14 isoform X3: MSSSKKAEERNEKIIRGLLKLPPNRKCINCNSSGPQYVCTSFWTFICLTCSGVHREFSHRVKSVSLSTFTNQEVEALQRGGNQRAREIFLKDWDSQQMRLPDSSKIDKLREFIKNVYVDKKYAGGRSTDKPPRDTQNHRNHEEHRRASSYHSYSQSPPYEYQYEERRYGKQTGMLSRKPGSDRGNYEGKISSFICSPGSQRDQNYEDRFANESCGSRNSDYSVSSCGDPFRVDAQSPNFQEAGYSSPPSQPVRDILIDNARPHTTISYSQSTVKSESNGIHRSQRTASSGSFGSFDSTSPKSANSAHDPFPGLSNGGSHEVKGSTETTNAESWKAFDDTSVGGLTTFPGTLPQTLSGPHDDKLSDNTNYNSQSWNTFDDLGKSIPQNLSWTLPHVSEIQTSVSMPQATNNPFTGNNVAEVSSKDAFQKLSLDQFAAFSAPFDVVGDSFPSSAVPSVAGSTREQKSTNPFDLPFDSDLEADNMFMDMSSLKEALPDPELPAAFLDNLSETWFPHNSITTYIPSVPQGGLAYLAGPVSGAQLPNITSQAAVASLGGNPFA, from the exons ATGAGTAGTAGTAAGAAGGCGGAGGAGAGGAACGAGAAGATCATCAGGGGACTCTTGAAGCTCCCACCAAATAGGAAATGCATCAATTGCAACAGCTCG GGTCCTCAGTATGTTTGCACAAGCTTCTGGACGTTCATATGTTTGACATGTAGCGGCGTACA TCGTGAGTTTTCTCACCGTGTGAAGTCAGTGTCATTGTCCACATTCACCAATCAAGAAGTTGAGGCTCTTCAAAGGGGTGGTAATCAG CGAGCTAGagaaatatttttgaaagattgggACTCACAGCAAATGAGATTGCCTGATAGCAG CAAAATTGACAAACTTAGAGAATTCATAAAAAATGTTTATGTGGATAAGAAATACGCTGGAGGGAGATCCACCGATAAGCCTCCTAGAGACACGCAG AATCATAGGAACCATGAAGAACATAGGAGAGCAAGTTCCTACCATTCTTACTCTCAGAGCCCACCGTATGAGTATCAATATGAAGAAAGACGCTATGGAAAGCAAACTGGAATGCTGAGTAGGAAGCCTGGTTCAGATCGTGGCAATTATGAAGGGAAGATCTCCAGCTTTATATGCAGTCCGGGAAGTCAGCGAGATCAAAATTATGAGGACCGATTTGCCAATGAGAGTTGTGGGTCAAGGAACTCGGACTACTCGGTCTCAAGCTGTGGCGATCCATTTAGAGTTGATGCTCAGTCACCTAATTTTCAGGAAGCTGGGTATAGCAGCCCTCCTTCACAGCCAGTAAGGGATATCCTGATTGACAATGCTAGGCCTCACACCACAATTTCATACTCCCAATCAACTGTCAAAAGCGAGTCAAATGGTATTCACCGTTCACAG AGAACTGCGTCATCAGGAAGCTTTGGATCTTTCGACTCTACATCTCCAAAGTCAGCAAATTCAG CTCATGATCCTTTTCCCGGTCTATCTAATGGGGGATCTCATGAAGTCAAAGGATCCACCGAAACAACTAATGCTGAG TCCTGGAAGGCTTTTGATGATACTAGTGTGGGCGGTCTAACCACTTTTCCTGGGACTCTCCCACAGACCCTTTCTGGTCCTCATGATGATAAATTATCTGATAATACAAATTACAATTCTCAG TCTTGGAATACTTTTGATGATCTTGGCAAGAGCATTCCTCAGAATTTGTCTTGGACTCTCCCACATGTTAGTGAAATACAAACTTCTGTCAGCATGCCTCAAGCGACAAATAATCCCTTTACCGGCAATAACGTTGCAGAA GTGTCTTCTAAGGATGCATTCCAAAAATTATCTTTAGATCAATTTGCTGCTTTTAGCGCACCCTTTGATGTTGTAGGTGATTCATTTCCTTCATCTGCAGTTCCTTCAGTG GCAGGGAGCACTCGAGAACAAAAGTCAACTAATCCATTCGATCTTCCATTTGACTCGGACTTGGAAGCTGATAATATG TTTATGGATATGAGCTCATTGAAAGAAGCATTGCCGGATCCTGAGTTGCCTGCTGCTTTCCTCGATAATCTATCTGAAACATGGTTTCCCCATAACTCGATCACAACTTATATTCCATCTGTACCTCAAG GTGGACTAGCATACCTTGCAGGGCCGGTTTCTGGCGCCCAATTGCC GAACATAACTTCACAGGCCGCTGTGGCATCTCTCGGTGGGAATCCTTTTGCCTAG
- the LOC109724488 gene encoding probable ADP-ribosylation factor GTPase-activating protein AGD14 isoform X1, whose protein sequence is MSSSKKAEERNEKIIRGLLKLPPNRKCINCNSSGPQYVCTSFWTFICLTCSGVHREFSHRVKSVSLSTFTNQEVEALQRGGNQRAREIFLKDWDSQQMRLPDSSKIDKLREFIKNVYVDKKYAGGRSTDKPPRDTQNHRNHEEHRRASSYHSYSQSPPYEYQYEERRYGKQTGMLSRKPGSDRGNYEGKISSFICSPGSQRDQNYEDRFANESCGSRNSDYSVSSCGDPFRVDAQSPNFQEAGYSSPPSQPVRDILIDNARPHTTISYSQSTVKSESNGIHRSQRTASSGSFGSFDSTSPKSANSGSLFDTALEPEHASVTQKNESSAASLSFPKLPSAADATSQDLFNPSVVKQPLGPSDPPVDLFANINSHPSSTLSVENLGWATFDSPPKVPTSEVNKPLPSTLPSPEEKPKGNGSLFPKMPNNSPWFSATVAHDPFPGLSNGGSHEVKGSTETTNAESWKAFDDTSVGGLTTFPGTLPQTLSGPHDDKLSDNTNYNSQSWNTFDDLGKSIPQNLSWTLPHVSEIQTSVSMPQATNNPFTGNNVAEVSSKDAFQKLSLDQFAAFSAPFDVVGDSFPSSAVPSVAGSTREQKSTNPFDLPFDSDLEADNMFMDMSSLKEALPDPELPAAFLDNLSETWFPHNSITTYIPSVPQGGLAYLAGPVSGAQLPNITSQAAVASLGGNPFA, encoded by the exons ATGAGTAGTAGTAAGAAGGCGGAGGAGAGGAACGAGAAGATCATCAGGGGACTCTTGAAGCTCCCACCAAATAGGAAATGCATCAATTGCAACAGCTCG GGTCCTCAGTATGTTTGCACAAGCTTCTGGACGTTCATATGTTTGACATGTAGCGGCGTACA TCGTGAGTTTTCTCACCGTGTGAAGTCAGTGTCATTGTCCACATTCACCAATCAAGAAGTTGAGGCTCTTCAAAGGGGTGGTAATCAG CGAGCTAGagaaatatttttgaaagattgggACTCACAGCAAATGAGATTGCCTGATAGCAG CAAAATTGACAAACTTAGAGAATTCATAAAAAATGTTTATGTGGATAAGAAATACGCTGGAGGGAGATCCACCGATAAGCCTCCTAGAGACACGCAG AATCATAGGAACCATGAAGAACATAGGAGAGCAAGTTCCTACCATTCTTACTCTCAGAGCCCACCGTATGAGTATCAATATGAAGAAAGACGCTATGGAAAGCAAACTGGAATGCTGAGTAGGAAGCCTGGTTCAGATCGTGGCAATTATGAAGGGAAGATCTCCAGCTTTATATGCAGTCCGGGAAGTCAGCGAGATCAAAATTATGAGGACCGATTTGCCAATGAGAGTTGTGGGTCAAGGAACTCGGACTACTCGGTCTCAAGCTGTGGCGATCCATTTAGAGTTGATGCTCAGTCACCTAATTTTCAGGAAGCTGGGTATAGCAGCCCTCCTTCACAGCCAGTAAGGGATATCCTGATTGACAATGCTAGGCCTCACACCACAATTTCATACTCCCAATCAACTGTCAAAAGCGAGTCAAATGGTATTCACCGTTCACAG AGAACTGCGTCATCAGGAAGCTTTGGATCTTTCGACTCTACATCTCCAAAGTCAGCAAATTCAGGTAGCTTATTTGATACGGCCCTTGAGCCTGAGCATGCTTCTGTAACCCAGAAAAACGAGAGTTCTGCTGCGTCTCTTTCCTTTCCTAAGTTACCTTCTGCTGCCGATGCTACAAGTCAGGATCTCTTTAATCCATCAGTCGTGAAACAGCCACTCGGTCCCTCAGATCCACCTGTGGATTTGTTTGCCAATATCAACTCTCATCCTTCGTCTACCCTTTCTGTTGAAAATTTGGGATGGGCTACATTTGACTCACCTCCAAAAGTACCTACTTCGGAAGTTAATAAGCCTCTACCTTCTACTCTTCCTTCTCCGGAAGAGAAACCTAAGGGGAATGGTAGTTTGTTTCCAAAAATGCCAAATAATTCGCCATGGTTTTCTGCAACTGTAGCTCATGATCCTTTTCCCGGTCTATCTAATGGGGGATCTCATGAAGTCAAAGGATCCACCGAAACAACTAATGCTGAG TCCTGGAAGGCTTTTGATGATACTAGTGTGGGCGGTCTAACCACTTTTCCTGGGACTCTCCCACAGACCCTTTCTGGTCCTCATGATGATAAATTATCTGATAATACAAATTACAATTCTCAG TCTTGGAATACTTTTGATGATCTTGGCAAGAGCATTCCTCAGAATTTGTCTTGGACTCTCCCACATGTTAGTGAAATACAAACTTCTGTCAGCATGCCTCAAGCGACAAATAATCCCTTTACCGGCAATAACGTTGCAGAA GTGTCTTCTAAGGATGCATTCCAAAAATTATCTTTAGATCAATTTGCTGCTTTTAGCGCACCCTTTGATGTTGTAGGTGATTCATTTCCTTCATCTGCAGTTCCTTCAGTG GCAGGGAGCACTCGAGAACAAAAGTCAACTAATCCATTCGATCTTCCATTTGACTCGGACTTGGAAGCTGATAATATG TTTATGGATATGAGCTCATTGAAAGAAGCATTGCCGGATCCTGAGTTGCCTGCTGCTTTCCTCGATAATCTATCTGAAACATGGTTTCCCCATAACTCGATCACAACTTATATTCCATCTGTACCTCAAG GTGGACTAGCATACCTTGCAGGGCCGGTTTCTGGCGCCCAATTGCC GAACATAACTTCACAGGCCGCTGTGGCATCTCTCGGTGGGAATCCTTTTGCCTAG
- the LOC109724491 gene encoding uncharacterized protein LOC109724491, with translation MYLPFINTKLKPNRSQTTHTNSVIKMLQLSPPTLLRSTAVSLPLLPKPLGPRPIRRGRVMAAGTMYELLAVEETAGPEEIKAAYRRAARRWHPDACRSDGDRGAFAERFMRAREAYEVLSDPALREDYDLALRAGVAPESWAAAVGGGVALRRRRGRSGGGGGFGDWEAQLEGLGRRAATERGGEETWGSRVRRARDRDRSQAQPSD, from the coding sequence atgtaTTTACCATTTATAAACACCAAGCTCAAACCAAACCGATCTCAAACCACACACACTAATTCCGTAATCAAAATGCTTCAACTCTCTCCCCCGACCCTTCTTCGCTCCACTGCCGTGTCCTTGCCCCTCCTCCCCAAACCCTTGGGGCCGAGGCCGATCCGAAGGGGCCGGGTGATGGCGGCGGGGACGATGTACGAGTTGCTGGCGGTGGAGGAGACGGCGGGGCCGGAGGAGATCAAGGCGGCGTACCGGCGGGCGGCGCGGCGGTGGCACCCGGACGCGTGCCGGAGCGACGGGGACAGGGGAGCCTTCGCCGAGCGCTTCATGCGCGCGCGCGAGGCCTACGAGGTGCTCTCCGACCCCGCGCTCCGCGAGGACTACGACCTCGCCCTCCGCGCCGGGGTCGCGCCCGAGAGCTGGGCCGCGGCCGTGGGCGGCGGCGTCGCCCTCCGCAGGAGGCGCGggcgcagcggcggcggcggagggtttGGGGATTGGGAGGCGCAGTTGGAGGGGCTCGGGAGAAGGGCGGCGACGGAGCGGGGAGGGGAGGAGACGTGGGGGAGCAGGGTCAGGAGGGCTCGCGATCGCGATCGATCTCAGGCTCAGCCCTCTGATTAA
- the LOC109724488 gene encoding probable ADP-ribosylation factor GTPase-activating protein AGD14 isoform X2, translating to MRLPDSSKIDKLREFIKNVYVDKKYAGGRSTDKPPRDTQNHRNHEEHRRASSYHSYSQSPPYEYQYEERRYGKQTGMLSRKPGSDRGNYEGKISSFICSPGSQRDQNYEDRFANESCGSRNSDYSVSSCGDPFRVDAQSPNFQEAGYSSPPSQPVRDILIDNARPHTTISYSQSTVKSESNGIHRSQRTASSGSFGSFDSTSPKSANSGSLFDTALEPEHASVTQKNESSAASLSFPKLPSAADATSQDLFNPSVVKQPLGPSDPPVDLFANINSHPSSTLSVENLGWATFDSPPKVPTSEVNKPLPSTLPSPEEKPKGNGSLFPKMPNNSPWFSATVAHDPFPGLSNGGSHEVKGSTETTNAESWKAFDDTSVGGLTTFPGTLPQTLSGPHDDKLSDNTNYNSQSWNTFDDLGKSIPQNLSWTLPHVSEIQTSVSMPQATNNPFTGNNVAEVSSKDAFQKLSLDQFAAFSAPFDVVGDSFPSSAVPSVAGSTREQKSTNPFDLPFDSDLEADNMFMDMSSLKEALPDPELPAAFLDNLSETWFPHNSITTYIPSVPQGGLAYLAGPVSGAQLPNITSQAAVASLGGNPFA from the exons ATGAGATTGCCTGATAGCAG CAAAATTGACAAACTTAGAGAATTCATAAAAAATGTTTATGTGGATAAGAAATACGCTGGAGGGAGATCCACCGATAAGCCTCCTAGAGACACGCAG AATCATAGGAACCATGAAGAACATAGGAGAGCAAGTTCCTACCATTCTTACTCTCAGAGCCCACCGTATGAGTATCAATATGAAGAAAGACGCTATGGAAAGCAAACTGGAATGCTGAGTAGGAAGCCTGGTTCAGATCGTGGCAATTATGAAGGGAAGATCTCCAGCTTTATATGCAGTCCGGGAAGTCAGCGAGATCAAAATTATGAGGACCGATTTGCCAATGAGAGTTGTGGGTCAAGGAACTCGGACTACTCGGTCTCAAGCTGTGGCGATCCATTTAGAGTTGATGCTCAGTCACCTAATTTTCAGGAAGCTGGGTATAGCAGCCCTCCTTCACAGCCAGTAAGGGATATCCTGATTGACAATGCTAGGCCTCACACCACAATTTCATACTCCCAATCAACTGTCAAAAGCGAGTCAAATGGTATTCACCGTTCACAG AGAACTGCGTCATCAGGAAGCTTTGGATCTTTCGACTCTACATCTCCAAAGTCAGCAAATTCAGGTAGCTTATTTGATACGGCCCTTGAGCCTGAGCATGCTTCTGTAACCCAGAAAAACGAGAGTTCTGCTGCGTCTCTTTCCTTTCCTAAGTTACCTTCTGCTGCCGATGCTACAAGTCAGGATCTCTTTAATCCATCAGTCGTGAAACAGCCACTCGGTCCCTCAGATCCACCTGTGGATTTGTTTGCCAATATCAACTCTCATCCTTCGTCTACCCTTTCTGTTGAAAATTTGGGATGGGCTACATTTGACTCACCTCCAAAAGTACCTACTTCGGAAGTTAATAAGCCTCTACCTTCTACTCTTCCTTCTCCGGAAGAGAAACCTAAGGGGAATGGTAGTTTGTTTCCAAAAATGCCAAATAATTCGCCATGGTTTTCTGCAACTGTAGCTCATGATCCTTTTCCCGGTCTATCTAATGGGGGATCTCATGAAGTCAAAGGATCCACCGAAACAACTAATGCTGAG TCCTGGAAGGCTTTTGATGATACTAGTGTGGGCGGTCTAACCACTTTTCCTGGGACTCTCCCACAGACCCTTTCTGGTCCTCATGATGATAAATTATCTGATAATACAAATTACAATTCTCAG TCTTGGAATACTTTTGATGATCTTGGCAAGAGCATTCCTCAGAATTTGTCTTGGACTCTCCCACATGTTAGTGAAATACAAACTTCTGTCAGCATGCCTCAAGCGACAAATAATCCCTTTACCGGCAATAACGTTGCAGAA GTGTCTTCTAAGGATGCATTCCAAAAATTATCTTTAGATCAATTTGCTGCTTTTAGCGCACCCTTTGATGTTGTAGGTGATTCATTTCCTTCATCTGCAGTTCCTTCAGTG GCAGGGAGCACTCGAGAACAAAAGTCAACTAATCCATTCGATCTTCCATTTGACTCGGACTTGGAAGCTGATAATATG TTTATGGATATGAGCTCATTGAAAGAAGCATTGCCGGATCCTGAGTTGCCTGCTGCTTTCCTCGATAATCTATCTGAAACATGGTTTCCCCATAACTCGATCACAACTTATATTCCATCTGTACCTCAAG GTGGACTAGCATACCTTGCAGGGCCGGTTTCTGGCGCCCAATTGCC GAACATAACTTCACAGGCCGCTGTGGCATCTCTCGGTGGGAATCCTTTTGCCTAG